In Roseomonas fluvialis, one genomic interval encodes:
- a CDS encoding dienelactone hydrolase family protein, which yields MRRLLPLLLVLIAAACSSGPRPDPLVYTGAGGQPMGAELWLPEGTGRVPVVILSHDIRGKRDPHLTDYVNALKGMGAAVVVLDHYTSRSIDPTRPPADRAFFTTLDFALDAYGALDAVVQHPRIDRRRAGLVGFGEGGGGGAILAAHTAILQGRPADGARFLAFAAVAPDCSYRLGNRDTARRPLLILVGSRDNRTGKPACDDLASYLRAASGNVTINTYTNARHGFDDPPGPVRADPNGENITRCVWQQGPDGLWRERASGISGVSVFRIGANEATVAAYARSRAACRTLGTETQGDAAFRGRAVGEVSGFMKTNVIDVRVR from the coding sequence ATGCGCCGCCTGCTGCCGCTGCTCCTGGTGCTGATCGCCGCCGCCTGTTCGAGCGGGCCGCGCCCCGATCCGCTGGTCTATACCGGTGCGGGCGGGCAGCCGATGGGCGCCGAACTCTGGCTGCCCGAGGGCACAGGGCGCGTGCCGGTGGTGATTCTCTCGCACGACATCCGCGGCAAGCGCGACCCGCATCTGACCGACTACGTGAACGCACTGAAGGGCATGGGCGCGGCGGTGGTGGTGCTGGACCACTACACCTCCCGCAGCATCGACCCCACGCGCCCGCCGGCGGATCGCGCCTTCTTCACCACGCTGGATTTCGCGCTGGATGCCTATGGCGCGCTGGATGCGGTGGTGCAGCACCCGCGCATCGACCGCCGGCGCGCCGGGCTGGTCGGCTTCGGGGAAGGCGGGGGTGGCGGGGCGATCCTGGCCGCGCATACCGCGATCCTGCAGGGGCGCCCGGCCGATGGGGCACGCTTCCTGGCGTTTGCCGCGGTCGCGCCGGATTGTTCCTACCGCCTGGGCAACCGCGACACGGCGCGCCGCCCGCTTCTGATCCTGGTGGGCAGCCGTGACAACCGCACCGGCAAACCCGCCTGCGACGACTTGGCCTCCTACCTGCGCGCGGCCAGCGGCAACGTCACCATCAACACCTACACCAATGCCCGGCACGGCTTCGACGACCCGCCCGGCCCGGTGCGCGCCGACCCGAACGGGGAGAACATCACACGCTGCGTCTGGCAGCAGGGGCCGGATGGGCTGTGGCGGGAACGGGCCTCGGGCATCAGCGGCGTCTCGGTGTTCCGCATCGGGGCGAACGAGGCGACGGTGGCGGCCTATGCGCGGTCGCGCGCGGCCTGCCGGACGCTGGGCACCGAGACGCAGGGCGATGCGGCGTTCCGGGGACGTGCGGTTGGCGAGGTTTCGGGCTTCATGAAGACGAACGTCATCGATGTGCGGGTGCGATAA
- a CDS encoding phosphoribosylanthranilate isomerase produces the protein MPTEVKICGIRDPEALAAAAEAGADYVGFNFFPPSPRYLTPAEAAALAASHPGGPRRVGLFVDATDDAIAAVLAAVPLDILQLQGAETPERAAALRARFGLPVMKALGIGVAEDFAAVDAFAPVVDWFLFDAKPPPGAALPGGNAAPFEWRLLAGRVIPKPWLLAGGLTAANVAEAIRTAGAPGVDVSSGVERARGVKDPALIRAFITAARG, from the coding sequence ATGCCCACCGAAGTGAAGATCTGCGGCATCCGCGATCCCGAAGCCCTCGCCGCTGCGGCCGAGGCCGGTGCGGACTACGTCGGCTTCAATTTCTTCCCACCCTCGCCGCGCTACCTCACGCCCGCGGAGGCCGCGGCGCTGGCGGCCTCGCACCCCGGCGGGCCGCGGCGCGTCGGGTTGTTCGTCGATGCAACGGACGATGCCATCGCGGCGGTGCTGGCGGCGGTGCCGCTCGATATCCTGCAATTGCAGGGTGCCGAGACGCCCGAACGCGCCGCCGCGCTGCGGGCGCGCTTCGGCCTGCCGGTGATGAAGGCGCTGGGCATCGGCGTGGCGGAGGATTTCGCGGCGGTGGATGCCTTCGCCCCGGTGGTGGACTGGTTCCTGTTCGACGCGAAGCCGCCGCCCGGCGCGGCGCTGCCCGGCGGCAACGCGGCGCCCTTCGAATGGCGTCTGCTGGCAGGGCGCGTCATCCCGAAGCCCTGGCTGCTGGCGGGCGGGCTGACCGCAGCGAATGTGGCGGAGGCCATCCGCACCGCCGGGGCGCCTGGGGTGGACGTGTCCTCGGGTGTGGAGCGCGCGCGCGGCGTGAAGGACCCGGCGCTGATCCGCGCCTTCATCACCGCAGCGCGGGGCTGA
- the pyrF gene encoding orotidine-5'-phosphate decarboxylase, with product MIGKPQGGNAGGAARIIPALDTGDLARAEALAAALAGRCGVLKVGLELFCAAGAPAVAAIARHAPVFLDVKLHDIPNTVAGALRSLLPLRPAMVTLHAGGGPAMIAAAREQAETAGADRPLLLAVTVLTSMDAAALAATGIADAPAQQVLRLARMAITAGADGLVCSPHEAALLRAELGPGPALVVPGVRPAGSAAGDQARVATPAEAVAAGADWIVVGRPITGAPDPAAAAAAIAAGLG from the coding sequence ATGATAGGCAAGCCCCAGGGGGGGAACGCGGGCGGCGCGGCGCGCATCATCCCGGCGCTGGACACCGGCGACCTGGCGCGAGCCGAGGCGCTCGCTGCGGCGCTGGCCGGGCGCTGCGGCGTGCTGAAGGTGGGGCTCGAACTGTTCTGCGCGGCGGGCGCGCCGGCTGTCGCGGCCATCGCGCGCCATGCGCCGGTCTTCCTGGACGTAAAGCTGCACGACATTCCGAACACGGTGGCGGGTGCGCTGCGCTCCCTGCTGCCGCTGCGCCCGGCCATGGTCACGCTGCATGCCGGCGGCGGGCCGGCGATGATCGCCGCGGCGCGTGAGCAGGCGGAGACGGCCGGCGCGGACCGTCCGCTGCTGCTGGCGGTGACGGTGCTGACCAGCATGGATGCCGCCGCCCTGGCCGCGACCGGCATTGCCGATGCCCCCGCGCAACAGGTGCTGCGCCTGGCCCGCATGGCGATCACCGCCGGCGCCGACGGCCTGGTGTGCAGCCCGCACGAGGCCGCGCTGCTGCGCGCTGAACTCGGCCCCGGTCCGGCCCTGGTGGTGCCGGGCGTGCGCCCCGCCGGCAGCGCGGCGGGCGACCAGGCGCGCGTCGCGACGCCGGCCGAGGCCGTGGCGGCGGGCGCGGACTGGATCGTGGTGGGCCGCCCGATCACCGGCGCGCCCGACCCCGCCGCCGCCGCCGCCGCCATCGCCGCCGGGTTGGGCTGA
- a CDS encoding DUF1049 domain-containing protein, with translation MRWLVFLPLAVLVALFALSNRNVVEMRLWPFDVAWAAPLAVAVLLPAAIAFLLGAGIVWLSDLPARKRGWSAQRRAAALQREIDRLHALEKSAAADRLAGSA, from the coding sequence ATGCGCTGGCTGGTCTTCCTGCCGCTCGCGGTGCTCGTCGCGCTGTTCGCGCTGTCCAACCGCAACGTGGTCGAGATGCGGCTCTGGCCCTTCGATGTCGCCTGGGCGGCGCCGCTGGCGGTCGCGGTGCTGCTGCCGGCCGCGATCGCCTTCCTGCTGGGGGCGGGCATCGTCTGGCTGTCGGACCTGCCGGCCCGCAAGCGGGGCTGGTCGGCCCAGCGCCGCGCGGCGGCCCTGCAGCGGGAGATCGACCGACTGCACGCGCTGGAGAAATCAGCGGCGGCGGACCGCCTGGCGGGGTCGGCCTGA
- the ihfB gene encoding integration host factor subunit beta, which produces MTKSELIAHLAGANPHLRQPDVELIVTTIFDEITEALARGDRVELRGFGAFSTKARDPRTGRNPRTGEAVEVSAKSVPYFKPGKELRERINKPAAAPVRAAARVPA; this is translated from the coding sequence ATGACGAAGTCCGAGCTCATCGCGCACCTTGCCGGCGCCAATCCCCATCTGCGCCAGCCCGACGTGGAGTTGATCGTCACCACCATCTTCGACGAGATCACCGAGGCACTGGCCCGCGGCGACCGGGTGGAACTGCGCGGTTTCGGCGCCTTTTCCACCAAGGCGCGCGACCCGCGCACCGGCCGCAATCCCCGCACGGGGGAGGCGGTGGAGGTCTCCGCCAAATCGGTGCCGTACTTCAAGCCGGGCAAGGAATTGCGCGAACGCATCAACAAGCCCGCCGCCGCGCCGGTGCGCGCCGCGGCGCGCGTGCCGGCCTGA
- the sppA gene encoding signal peptide peptidase SppA, whose amino-acid sequence MSLDADLLADRRRLRRRLTLWRALAIFALFGALALVAGIREPSTMLAGGAHVLRLPVNGFIAEDRRLMQALDRAATDDSVRAVLVAIDSPGGTVAGGEALHGALARIAERKPVVAVMGATAASAGYMAALPAHRVLARDATVTGSIGVLLQTFNMAELLGRIGVQATAITSGPLKDQPSLFRPLTDEGRAALDRVVEDLHAQFVSMVAAGRRMDPARARVLADGRVFTGRQAVEAGLVDAIGGEREARAWLAAERQVPDSLPIRDVNVRSTAERLLSSATEGFMKILLSEWLGVDAPRALWQPSR is encoded by the coding sequence ATGTCCCTCGACGCCGACCTCCTCGCCGACCGCCGCCGCCTGCGCCGTCGCCTCACGCTCTGGCGCGCGCTCGCGATCTTTGCGCTGTTCGGCGCGCTGGCGCTTGTTGCCGGCATTCGCGAACCCTCGACCATGCTGGCCGGTGGAGCCCATGTCCTGCGCCTGCCCGTCAACGGCTTCATCGCCGAGGACCGCCGCCTGATGCAGGCGCTCGACCGCGCCGCCACGGATGATTCCGTGCGCGCCGTGCTGGTCGCGATCGACAGCCCCGGCGGCACCGTGGCGGGCGGGGAGGCGCTGCACGGCGCCCTCGCGCGCATCGCCGAACGCAAGCCGGTGGTGGCCGTGATGGGCGCGACCGCGGCCTCGGCCGGCTACATGGCAGCCCTTCCGGCGCATCGCGTCCTTGCGCGCGATGCCACGGTGACGGGGTCGATCGGCGTCCTGCTGCAAACCTTCAACATGGCCGAGTTGCTGGGCCGCATCGGCGTGCAGGCAACCGCCATCACCTCCGGCCCGCTCAAGGACCAGCCGAGCCTGTTCCGCCCGCTGACCGACGAAGGCCGCGCGGCGCTCGACCGCGTGGTCGAGGACCTGCACGCGCAATTCGTCTCCATGGTCGCCGCCGGGCGTCGCATGGACCCCGCCCGCGCGCGGGTACTGGCCGATGGCCGCGTCTTCACCGGGCGCCAGGCGGTCGAGGCGGGCCTGGTGGACGCCATCGGCGGCGAACGCGAAGCCCGCGCCTGGCTCGCCGCCGAACGCCAAGTGCCCGACAGCCTGCCGATCCGCGACGTCAACGTCCGCAGCACCGCCGAACGCCTGCTGTCCTCGGCCACCGAAGGCTTCATGAAAATCCTTTTGTCGGAATGGCTTGGCGTTGACGCCCCCCGCGCCCTTTGGCAGCCTTCGCGCTGA
- the rpsA gene encoding 30S ribosomal protein S1 produces the protein MATITADRVGSEDFAALLDETLGADTGFAGSVVTGKVIRVDDDVAVVDVGLKSEGRVPLKEFAAPGMKPEVKPGDLIELFVERYEDRDGSIVLSREKARREEAWTNLEKSFTAQVRVNGVIFGRVKGGFTVDLGGAVAFLPGSQVDIRPVRDVGPLMGSPQPFQILKMDRARGNIVVSRRAVLEETRAEQRSELIQGLKEGMILDGVVKNITDYGAFVDLGGVDGLLHVTDIAWRRINHPSEALTIGQPVKVQVIRFNSETQRISLGMKQLMSDPWDGVALKYPVNAKFAGRVTNITDYGAFVELEPGVEGLVHVSEMSWTKKNVHPGKIVATSEQVDVMILDVDEPKRRISLGLKQAQGNPWELFLEAHPPGNIIEGEIRNITEFGLFIGVGPDVDGMVHMSDLSWDEAGEAAMQRYTKGQVVKAKVLDVDVEKERISLGIKQLEADPAAEVLDRVRKGDIVTCVVTKVETNGIEVKVDEVLTGFIRRAELARDRADQRPDKFAIGEKVDARVTAVDRAARRLALTIKGKEIEEEKEAMKEFGSADSGASLGDILGAAIRRRREMAGEE, from the coding sequence ATGGCCACCATCACCGCCGACCGCGTGGGTAGCGAGGATTTCGCCGCCCTTCTCGACGAAACGCTTGGCGCCGACACCGGATTTGCCGGATCGGTCGTCACCGGCAAGGTCATCCGCGTGGATGACGACGTTGCCGTCGTCGATGTCGGCCTGAAGAGCGAGGGGCGCGTGCCCCTCAAGGAATTCGCCGCCCCCGGCATGAAGCCTGAGGTGAAGCCCGGCGACCTGATCGAGCTGTTCGTCGAGCGCTACGAAGACCGCGACGGCTCCATCGTGCTCTCGCGCGAGAAGGCCCGGCGCGAAGAAGCCTGGACCAACCTGGAGAAGTCCTTCACCGCCCAGGTGCGCGTGAACGGCGTGATCTTCGGCCGCGTGAAGGGCGGCTTCACCGTCGACCTCGGCGGCGCGGTCGCGTTCCTGCCCGGTTCGCAGGTGGACATCCGCCCCGTGCGCGATGTCGGCCCGCTGATGGGCTCGCCGCAGCCCTTCCAGATCCTCAAGATGGACCGCGCCCGCGGGAACATCGTGGTGTCGCGCCGTGCGGTGCTGGAGGAGACGCGCGCCGAGCAGCGCAGCGAGCTGATCCAGGGCCTCAAGGAAGGCATGATCCTGGACGGCGTGGTGAAGAACATCACCGACTACGGCGCCTTCGTGGACCTGGGCGGCGTCGACGGCCTGCTGCACGTCACCGACATCGCGTGGCGCCGCATCAACCATCCGTCCGAAGCCCTGACCATCGGCCAGCCGGTGAAGGTGCAGGTCATCCGCTTCAACTCCGAGACGCAGCGCATCAGCCTCGGCATGAAGCAGCTGATGTCCGACCCGTGGGATGGCGTGGCGCTGAAGTACCCGGTCAACGCGAAGTTCGCCGGCCGCGTCACCAACATCACCGACTACGGCGCCTTCGTGGAGCTGGAGCCGGGCGTCGAGGGCCTCGTGCACGTCAGCGAGATGTCCTGGACCAAGAAGAACGTCCATCCGGGCAAGATCGTCGCGACCTCCGAGCAGGTGGACGTGATGATCCTCGATGTGGATGAACCCAAGCGCCGCATCTCGCTGGGCCTCAAGCAGGCGCAGGGCAACCCCTGGGAGCTGTTCCTGGAGGCCCACCCGCCCGGCAACATCATCGAGGGCGAGATCCGCAACATCACCGAGTTCGGCCTGTTCATCGGCGTGGGCCCGGACGTGGACGGCATGGTCCACATGTCCGACCTGTCCTGGGACGAGGCCGGCGAAGCGGCGATGCAGCGCTACACCAAGGGCCAGGTGGTCAAGGCCAAGGTGCTCGACGTCGATGTCGAGAAGGAGCGCATCTCGCTCGGCATCAAGCAGCTCGAGGCCGACCCGGCCGCCGAAGTGCTCGACCGCGTCCGCAAGGGCGACATCGTCACCTGCGTGGTGACCAAGGTCGAGACCAACGGCATCGAGGTGAAGGTCGACGAGGTGCTGACCGGCTTCATCCGCCGCGCCGAACTCGCCCGCGACCGCGCCGACCAGCGGCCGGACAAGTTCGCGATCGGCGAGAAGGTGGATGCCCGCGTGACCGCGGTGGACCGCGCCGCGCGCCGCCTGGCCCTGACGATCAAGGGCAAGGAGATCGAGGAGGAGAAGGAGGCGATGAAGGAATTCGGCTCGGCCGACTCCGGCGCGTCTCTCGGCGACATCCTGGGTGCCGCCATCCGCCGCCGCCGCGAGATGGCCGGCGAGGAATAA